Proteins encoded in a region of the Methanofollis tationis genome:
- a CDS encoding beta-ribofuranosylaminobenzene 5'-phosphate synthase, giving the protein MAPFSIASTIREIEREVGTLSPMQKILLGTDGSVTAILENVLGCRVEVATLLQRIVPADEKVAADLDIPEGEEVNHRIVTLNNGDTGETLMYAVSDTPLSRLDPAFRQDLMRADIPIGRIMQMHRIEARRELKEAGVVVADTELSRIFGIYRHEPLLSRKYQIINRGKPLIAINETFPYGTFADDTRVIVEAPARIHMTLIDMNGSSGRVDGGIGISLEEPTIVLEARRSEEIAVHGDQESAETVKKTAGQVLPAMGVNGGAEITLRHTYPRHAGLGSGTQLALATARALAELYRRPAPGSAPPCTREIAALAGRGGTSGIGTAAFESGGFVLDGGHSFGASGEKNDFRPSAASRGIRPAPVVLRHAFPTDWQILLATPTVGAGVSGQQEKHIFRDHCPVPLGEVQALCHTILMQMLPGIVDHDLDLFGSAVNTIQEIGFKRVEHSLQPPLTQELIAALRSTDAACVGLSSFGPTVYAIGDTGMIEAEHAAKEAMGGCGGTTVLTRARNRGAEIRTA; this is encoded by the coding sequence ATGGCACCATTCAGCATCGCCAGCACGATCCGGGAGATCGAGAGAGAGGTAGGCACCCTCTCACCGATGCAGAAGATCCTGCTCGGAACAGACGGATCCGTGACCGCCATCCTGGAAAACGTGCTCGGATGCCGGGTAGAAGTCGCCACCCTCCTGCAACGGATCGTCCCGGCAGACGAGAAGGTTGCGGCAGACCTCGACATCCCTGAAGGTGAAGAGGTCAACCACCGCATCGTGACCCTGAACAACGGCGATACCGGGGAAACACTCATGTACGCCGTCTCAGATACGCCGCTCAGCAGGCTCGACCCGGCGTTCAGGCAGGACCTCATGCGGGCCGACATCCCGATCGGCCGGATCATGCAGATGCACCGGATCGAGGCGCGCAGAGAACTCAAGGAGGCCGGCGTCGTCGTCGCCGATACCGAACTCAGCCGGATATTCGGGATATACCGCCACGAACCCCTCCTCTCCCGGAAATACCAGATCATCAACCGGGGAAAACCTCTCATCGCCATCAACGAGACCTTCCCGTACGGGACGTTTGCCGACGATACCCGGGTGATCGTGGAGGCCCCGGCGCGGATCCACATGACCCTGATCGATATGAACGGGAGTTCGGGGCGCGTCGACGGGGGGATCGGGATCTCTCTCGAAGAGCCGACGATCGTGCTTGAGGCGAGGCGGAGCGAGGAGATCGCGGTCCACGGCGATCAAGAGAGTGCGGAGACGGTAAAAAAGACGGCCGGGCAGGTGCTCCCGGCGATGGGCGTGAACGGGGGCGCCGAGATCACCCTGCGACACACATATCCCAGGCATGCCGGCCTCGGGAGCGGCACCCAGCTCGCCCTCGCCACCGCCCGGGCGCTTGCCGAACTCTACCGGCGGCCCGCACCCGGCAGCGCGCCCCCCTGCACAAGAGAGATTGCAGCCCTCGCCGGGCGTGGCGGCACATCGGGGATCGGGACGGCGGCCTTTGAGTCGGGCGGGTTTGTCCTTGACGGCGGGCACAGTTTCGGGGCGTCGGGAGAGAAAAATGACTTCAGGCCATCGGCGGCGTCCCGCGGGATCAGGCCGGCGCCGGTGGTGCTCAGGCACGCCTTCCCGACAGACTGGCAGATCCTCCTTGCCACCCCGACGGTCGGCGCCGGGGTCAGCGGGCAGCAGGAGAAGCACATCTTCAGGGACCACTGCCCGGTCCCCCTCGGGGAGGTGCAGGCGCTCTGTCATACGATCCTGATGCAGATGCTGCCCGGGATCGTCGATCACGACCTCGACCTCTTCGGGTCCGCGGTGAACACGATCCAGGAGATCGGGTTCAAACGCGTCGAGCACAGCCTCCAGCCGCCCCTGACACAGGAACTGATTGCGGCGCTGAGGAGCACAGACGCCGCATGCGTGGGCCTGAGCTCCTTCGGGCCGACGGTCTATGCGATCGGCGACACCGGGATGATCGAGGCCGAGCACGCCGCAAAGGAGGCGATGGGAGGGTGTGGAGGGACGACGGTCCTCACCCGCGCGCGCAACCGCGGGGCAGAGATCCGGACGGCATAA
- a CDS encoding cofactor-independent phosphoglycerate mutase — translation MKYIVVLGDGMADEPIEELGGKTPLEYADTPNMDRVAREGACGLLRTVKDVYEPGSDVANLSVLGYDPGTCYTGRGPLEAASMGIDLAPTDYAYRFNLVTVRGGVMEDFNAGHITSEEGAALIASLEGKVPGVEFHPGISYRNLMVVHGAKGSVTTPPHDIVGQETVPHLPEGPDAPLLSRCMEAATAAFADHPVNRARIAAGKLPATTIWPWSGGERPSIPAFHERWGLSGGMISAVDLLNGIARYAGMEVIHVPGATGFLDTDYAAKARCALEAIERLDFVYIHVEAPDEAGHMGSVEEKVRAIEGVDGIVGTILDHFDGTVAVLPDHPTPIRLKTHTRDPVPFAIRGRARDDTVAYSERAAANGAFGLVEGPDFLSLLFGKKPFEQKE, via the coding sequence ATGAAATACATCGTCGTTCTCGGGGACGGGATGGCCGACGAGCCCATTGAGGAACTCGGCGGAAAAACGCCCCTTGAATATGCAGATACCCCCAATATGGACCGGGTGGCGCGGGAAGGAGCCTGCGGTCTTTTGCGCACGGTAAAAGACGTCTACGAGCCTGGCAGCGACGTCGCCAACCTCTCGGTGCTCGGCTACGATCCCGGCACCTGCTATACGGGCCGGGGCCCCCTCGAAGCCGCCAGCATGGGCATCGACCTCGCCCCGACCGACTATGCGTATCGCTTCAACCTGGTCACGGTGCGCGGCGGCGTGATGGAGGACTTCAACGCCGGGCACATCACCAGCGAGGAAGGAGCGGCGCTCATCGCCTCCCTGGAGGGGAAGGTGCCGGGCGTTGAGTTTCACCCGGGCATCTCGTACCGGAACCTGATGGTCGTCCACGGCGCAAAGGGGTCGGTGACCACCCCGCCCCACGATATCGTCGGGCAGGAGACGGTGCCGCACCTTCCCGAAGGTCCGGACGCCCCCCTGCTCTCCCGGTGCATGGAGGCGGCTACGGCGGCCTTCGCCGACCACCCGGTAAACCGGGCGCGCATCGCCGCAGGAAAACTCCCGGCCACGACGATATGGCCGTGGAGCGGAGGGGAGCGCCCGTCCATCCCCGCGTTCCATGAGCGCTGGGGGCTCTCAGGCGGGATGATCTCGGCGGTCGACCTCCTCAACGGCATCGCCCGCTACGCCGGGATGGAGGTGATCCATGTGCCCGGCGCCACCGGTTTCCTGGACACCGACTACGCCGCAAAGGCTCGCTGTGCTCTGGAGGCGATCGAGCGTCTCGACTTCGTCTACATCCACGTCGAGGCGCCGGACGAGGCCGGGCATATGGGGAGCGTGGAGGAGAAGGTGCGGGCGATCGAGGGGGTCGACGGGATCGTCGGCACGATCCTGGACCACTTCGACGGGACGGTGGCCGTCCTCCCCGACCACCCGACCCCGATCAGGCTGAAGACCCATACCCGCGACCCGGTGCCGTTCGCGATCCGCGGCCGGGCGCGGGACGATACCGTCGCCTACTCAGAGCGGGCGGCGGCGAACGGCGCCTTCGGTCTGGTCGAGGGGCCGGATTTCCTCTCCCTCCTCTTCGGGAAGAAACCCTTCGAACAGAAGGAATAA
- a CDS encoding COG2426 family protein, which yields MDLIATTLLAVQSALPFWESRYAIPLAIQGGYPPPAAFAVGFVSNLAVVVVLLLLLEPVSDFLSAHSKIFARFFDWLFTRTRRHTERFERWGALALVPFVAVPIPVTGSWTACAAAFVFGIRFRYALPAIAAGMIVAITITTITMLGITIIQGIPGGYP from the coding sequence ATGGACCTGATCGCAACAACCCTCCTGGCCGTCCAGAGCGCCCTGCCGTTCTGGGAGTCGCGATATGCGATCCCCCTCGCCATACAGGGGGGCTACCCGCCGCCAGCGGCGTTTGCCGTCGGATTCGTGAGCAACCTCGCCGTCGTCGTCGTGCTCCTCCTCCTGCTGGAGCCGGTTTCGGACTTCCTGAGCGCGCACTCGAAAATTTTTGCGCGCTTCTTCGACTGGCTCTTCACCCGGACGCGCCGGCACACCGAGCGTTTCGAGCGCTGGGGGGCGCTGGCCCTCGTCCCCTTCGTTGCCGTGCCCATCCCGGTGACCGGGTCGTGGACCGCCTGCGCGGCGGCGTTCGTCTTCGGGATCCGCTTCCGCTATGCCCTCCCCGCGATCGCCGCCGGGATGATCGTTGCCATCACCATCACTACCATTACCATGCTCGGGATCACCATTATACAGGGAATACCTGGAGGATACCCATGA
- a CDS encoding NAD-dependent epimerase/dehydratase family protein — MFCIVTGGAGFIGSHTVDALVARGDEVAVIDNLSAGTPDNIAAHLKSGKARLIQADLLDDGWQSVFAGADRVYHIAADPDVRGSAQAPGAQVRNNIVATQRVLDAMREHGVPEIVFTSTSTVYGEAATIPTPEDYTPMLPISVYGASKLACEALISAYAHSFGMTAWIFRFANIIGERSGHGVITDFIRKLQANPAELEILGDGRQTKSYLDVRACVAGFEYAVAHSRETVNTFNIGSEDWIDVVAIADIIAAEMGLSGVKYRFTGGARGWVGDVPRMQLSVGRMKTLGWTPAIGSEESVRKTVRAMLQG; from the coding sequence ATGTTCTGCATTGTCACAGGCGGTGCCGGGTTCATCGGCTCGCATACCGTGGACGCCCTCGTCGCACGCGGCGACGAGGTGGCGGTCATCGACAACCTCAGCGCTGGAACCCCCGACAATATCGCCGCGCACCTGAAATCCGGGAAAGCGCGGCTCATTCAGGCCGACCTCCTCGACGACGGCTGGCAGTCGGTCTTTGCCGGGGCCGACCGGGTGTACCACATCGCCGCCGACCCTGACGTGCGGGGGAGCGCACAGGCGCCGGGCGCACAGGTCAGGAACAACATCGTGGCGACCCAGCGGGTGCTCGACGCCATGCGAGAGCACGGCGTTCCCGAGATTGTCTTCACCTCCACCTCCACCGTCTACGGCGAGGCGGCGACCATACCGACCCCGGAGGACTATACCCCCATGCTCCCGATCTCGGTCTACGGGGCGTCGAAACTCGCCTGCGAGGCGCTGATCTCGGCTTACGCCCACTCGTTCGGCATGACCGCCTGGATCTTCAGGTTCGCCAACATCATCGGCGAGCGCAGCGGCCACGGCGTGATCACCGATTTCATCAGGAAACTCCAGGCGAACCCGGCCGAACTCGAGATCCTGGGCGACGGTCGGCAGACCAAGTCCTATCTTGACGTCAGGGCGTGCGTCGCCGGTTTTGAGTACGCCGTGGCGCACTCCCGCGAGACGGTCAACACCTTCAATATCGGCTCTGAGGACTGGATCGACGTCGTCGCCATCGCCGACATCATCGCGGCAGAGATGGGGCTCTCGGGCGTGAAATACCGGTTCACCGGGGGCGCGCGCGGCTGGGTCGGGGACGTCCCGAGAATGCAGCTCTCGGTCGGGCGGATGAAGACGCTGGGCTGGACGCCGGCGATCGGCTCGGAAGAGAGCGTCAGAAAGACCGTCCGCGCCATGCTGCAGGGATGA
- a CDS encoding methanogenesis marker 12 protein, translated as MFIGIDHGTTAMRFSSEEGHFKISREAAREFAVGDLERLCPLEEIEGIAVCYSMGDGIAAITGIGKVANRGVVSREGAGKHIGGGTRVYDEIARSGLPAVVIPGIHRGSPTDPRFKAYSHQTSPEKIGIAYEACHDLGPDVVVSDISSNTVTTLVSGGRIVGAFDACIFAPGTQHGALDVDAIRRIDAGLQTANDAFLHAGVAHTLPSAEQDRTIAMFAAMECAAMLLLNPEAKVALAGSKAPVVAGEVEGLLRRKVAVYDEWCAAQGLARIARDVFLIGEPILGLPLDL; from the coding sequence ATGTTCATCGGGATCGATCATGGCACGACGGCCATGCGCTTTTCGTCTGAGGAAGGGCATTTCAAGATATCACGCGAGGCGGCGCGGGAGTTTGCCGTCGGCGACCTCGAACGCCTCTGCCCCCTCGAGGAGATCGAGGGGATTGCAGTCTGCTACTCGATGGGCGACGGGATCGCGGCGATCACCGGTATCGGAAAGGTGGCGAACCGCGGCGTCGTCTCGCGGGAGGGCGCGGGCAAGCATATCGGGGGCGGCACCCGCGTCTACGACGAGATCGCGAGGAGCGGCCTGCCGGCCGTGGTGATCCCGGGGATCCACCGGGGATCGCCGACCGATCCCAGGTTCAAGGCATACTCCCACCAGACCAGCCCTGAAAAGATCGGGATCGCCTACGAGGCCTGCCACGACCTGGGCCCTGATGTGGTGGTCTCGGACATCTCCTCGAACACCGTGACGACCCTGGTCTCCGGGGGAAGAATTGTCGGCGCCTTCGACGCCTGCATCTTCGCCCCGGGCACGCAGCACGGGGCGCTGGACGTAGATGCGATCCGCCGGATCGACGCCGGTCTCCAGACGGCGAACGATGCCTTCCTCCATGCCGGGGTCGCCCACACCCTCCCGTCCGCCGAGCAGGACCGGACGATCGCGATGTTTGCGGCGATGGAGTGCGCCGCCATGCTCCTGTTAAACCCGGAGGCGAAGGTCGCTCTGGCCGGATCGAAGGCGCCGGTCGTCGCCGGCGAGGTGGAGGGGCTGCTCAGGCGGAAGGTTGCCGTCTATGACGAGTGGTGTGCGGCACAGGGGCTGGCCAGGATCGCACGGGACGTTTTTTTAATCGGTGAACCGATCCTTGGTCTTCCCCTTGACCTATGA
- a CDS encoding pyruvate ferredoxin oxidoreductase subunit gamma, with the protein MRELRIHGRGGQGSVTAAELIAVAAFEGGVYSQAFPAFGVERRGAPVQAFVRFSDEKIRLRSQVYEPDYIIVQDSTLIRDVNVFGGMKQGGIAIVNTEKSITAAVPEGVRLIALDATKIALEILGVPITNTTLMGAFAAATGEIELPALEKALRARFPGSLGEKNVKAAVHAYNLVRGEA; encoded by the coding sequence TTGAGAGAGTTACGCATCCATGGCAGGGGCGGACAGGGCTCTGTCACTGCTGCCGAACTGATCGCCGTTGCTGCGTTTGAGGGCGGCGTCTATTCGCAGGCTTTTCCTGCATTTGGAGTCGAACGACGCGGTGCCCCCGTGCAGGCGTTCGTCCGGTTCAGCGACGAGAAGATACGCCTGCGAAGCCAGGTGTACGAACCCGACTACATCATCGTCCAGGACAGCACCTTAATCAGGGACGTCAATGTCTTCGGCGGGATGAAGCAGGGCGGCATCGCCATCGTCAACACCGAAAAGTCCATCACTGCCGCTGTTCCTGAAGGCGTGAGACTGATCGCCCTCGACGCCACCAAAATCGCCCTCGAGATCCTTGGCGTCCCGATCACGAATACGACGCTGATGGGGGCCTTTGCGGCCGCAACCGGTGAGATCGAGCTGCCTGCACTGGAAAAAGCCCTGAGAGCCCGCTTCCCGGGATCGCTCGGGGAGAAGAACGTAAAAGCGGCTGTGCACGCCTACAACCTTGTCAGGGGTGAGGCCTGA
- a CDS encoding 4Fe-4S binding protein gives MALNVGCSAAPGRARDNKTGSWRVFKPVFKHETCTKCGLCETICPEGCVKEDKDGFFVPDLDYCKGCGLCAKECPADDIEMVQEEK, from the coding sequence ATGGCGCTCAACGTGGGATGCTCTGCTGCCCCCGGACGGGCGCGGGACAACAAGACCGGATCGTGGCGGGTCTTCAAGCCGGTCTTCAAGCACGAGACCTGCACGAAGTGCGGGCTCTGCGAGACCATATGTCCCGAAGGGTGCGTGAAAGAAGATAAAGACGGCTTTTTCGTCCCTGATCTTGACTACTGCAAGGGCTGCGGCCTCTGTGCGAAAGAGTGCCCGGCCGATGACATCGAGATGGTGCAGGAGGAGAAATAA
- the porA gene encoding pyruvate synthase subunit PorA — protein sequence MMKIVEGSHAVAEAVKLCRPQVISAYPITPQTHIVEALASMVADCELDAEYICVESEFSALSGCVGASAAGSRTYSATTSQGLALMFEVCFNAAGMRLPIVMTIANRAMGAPLSIWNDQQDSISLRDAGWLQYYAEDIQEVSDLHFITYRVAEDHRVLLPAFVCFDGFILTHTYEPVDMPTQAEVDAYLPAFKPYQHLDAKNPISMGMYATPDYYMEFRYEVDRAMQRARDVYVEAARAFADQFGRDYTGAVEGYRLEDADTALVAMGSICGTVKDAIDEMRADGKRVGLLKIRSFRPFPAEEVAAALKGASTVAVLDKNISLGQKGAVALEVKDALYGSGIPVLDYIVALGGRDIRKRDIAKIVDLAEKGTGDMFYGLRTEVL from the coding sequence ATGATGAAAATTGTCGAAGGGTCTCACGCTGTCGCTGAAGCGGTGAAACTCTGCCGCCCGCAGGTGATCTCCGCATACCCGATCACCCCCCAGACCCATATCGTCGAGGCCCTCGCCAGCATGGTCGCCGACTGCGAGCTGGACGCCGAATACATCTGTGTGGAGAGCGAGTTCTCCGCCCTTTCCGGATGTGTCGGCGCGAGCGCCGCCGGTTCGAGGACCTATTCGGCGACCACCTCCCAGGGCCTCGCCCTGATGTTCGAGGTCTGCTTCAACGCCGCCGGCATGCGCCTTCCCATCGTCATGACGATCGCAAACCGGGCCATGGGAGCGCCGCTGAGTATCTGGAACGATCAGCAGGACTCGATATCCCTCCGTGACGCAGGATGGCTGCAGTACTACGCCGAAGATATTCAGGAGGTATCTGACCTCCATTTCATCACCTACCGGGTGGCCGAAGACCACAGGGTGCTTCTGCCCGCCTTCGTCTGCTTCGACGGCTTTATTCTGACCCACACCTACGAACCGGTCGATATGCCTACCCAGGCGGAGGTGGATGCCTATCTCCCCGCCTTCAAGCCGTACCAGCACCTGGATGCGAAAAATCCAATCAGCATGGGGATGTATGCCACCCCTGATTATTACATGGAGTTCAGGTACGAGGTGGACCGTGCGATGCAGCGGGCGCGCGATGTGTATGTCGAGGCTGCCCGTGCATTTGCCGATCAGTTCGGCAGGGACTACACCGGCGCCGTCGAGGGCTACCGGCTCGAGGATGCGGACACCGCCCTCGTTGCCATGGGCTCGATCTGCGGCACGGTGAAGGATGCGATCGACGAGATGCGTGCCGACGGAAAGCGTGTCGGCCTCCTGAAGATCCGCTCCTTCCGCCCCTTCCCGGCGGAAGAGGTCGCCGCCGCCCTGAAGGGGGCGAGCACCGTCGCGGTTCTCGACAAGAACATCTCGCTCGGGCAGAAGGGCGCCGTGGCCCTTGAGGTGAAGGACGCCCTCTACGGCAGCGGCATCCCGGTGCTCGACTATATCGTTGCGCTCGGTGGGCGCGACATCAGGAAGAGAGACATCGCGAAGATCGTCGATCTCGCTGAAAAGGGGACTGGCGATATGTTTTACGGGCTGAGAACGGAGGTGCTCTGA
- the porB gene encoding pyruvate synthase subunit PorB produces the protein MAENSSELFDAGHRACGGCGPALAARLIMKGSGENTIVVASTGCMEVFSTPYPETAWKVPWIHSLFENAAAVASGIEASLKRQGRDEHVICICGDGATFDIGMLCISGAFERGHNITYICYDNEAYMNTGIQRSGATPYDADTTTSPAGKCSTGNARPKKDLPAILVAHGSPYVATASIAYPNDLVKKVERAVNTEGPCYIQVHTPCCTGWGFDGADTMALGRLAVETGLWVNYEIVDGELEKAKKIVNRKPVEEYLKAQKRFRHLFRPGRNEEEIAKIQAIADRNAKKFGIDIALKK, from the coding sequence ATGGCCGAAAATTCCTCTGAACTCTTTGATGCGGGCCACCGCGCCTGCGGAGGATGCGGCCCGGCCCTCGCGGCGCGGCTGATCATGAAGGGCTCTGGCGAGAACACGATCGTCGTGGCCTCGACCGGGTGCATGGAGGTCTTCTCCACGCCCTACCCGGAGACCGCCTGGAAGGTGCCCTGGATCCATTCCCTCTTCGAGAACGCCGCCGCGGTGGCATCGGGGATCGAGGCATCCCTCAAAAGGCAGGGGCGCGACGAGCACGTCATCTGCATCTGCGGCGACGGAGCCACCTTCGATATCGGGATGCTCTGCATCTCCGGCGCCTTCGAGCGCGGGCACAATATCACCTACATCTGCTACGACAACGAGGCCTACATGAACACCGGCATCCAGCGCTCGGGTGCGACGCCCTACGACGCCGACACCACGACGAGCCCGGCCGGAAAGTGCTCGACCGGGAATGCCCGGCCGAAGAAGGACCTGCCGGCGATCCTGGTGGCCCACGGTTCGCCCTATGTCGCCACCGCTTCGATCGCCTACCCCAACGATCTCGTGAAGAAGGTCGAACGGGCGGTGAACACCGAGGGGCCGTGCTATATCCAGGTCCATACCCCGTGCTGCACAGGCTGGGGCTTTGACGGGGCCGATACGATGGCGCTCGGCAGACTTGCCGTCGAGACCGGGCTCTGGGTGAACTACGAGATCGTGGACGGCGAACTGGAGAAGGCAAAGAAGATCGTGAACAGGAAACCGGTCGAGGAGTACCTCAAGGCCCAGAAGCGTTTCCGCCACCTCTTCAGGCCCGGTCGGAACGAGGAAGAGATCGCCAAGATCCAGGCGATCGCCGACCGCAACGCCAAAAAGTTCGGGATCGATATCGCCCTGAAGAAATAA
- a CDS encoding type II toxin-antitoxin system death-on-curing family toxin translates to MNTPEKLSPLARHIIFIQAEIIHKSDLPEDRGAAGVVRDYGVFGSIDFFLDYEAKFDTMADSVHRAAWILYAIAVRHPFQNGNKRTAFVVVDALLREEWGFHIGAPQREKGKFLIEVADYQHDVDDVERWIWKYLEKNG, encoded by the coding sequence ATGAACACCCCGGAAAAACTCAGCCCTCTTGCGCGGCACATTATCTTCATACAGGCAGAGATAATCCACAAAAGCGATCTACCAGAGGATCGAGGCGCCGCGGGAGTTGTGAGGGATTACGGAGTATTTGGTTCAATCGATTTTTTCTTAGACTATGAAGCGAAATTTGACACCATGGCCGATTCAGTACACCGCGCAGCGTGGATCCTTTATGCAATAGCGGTTCGGCATCCTTTCCAGAATGGAAATAAGCGCACTGCCTTTGTCGTTGTGGATGCTCTTCTTCGAGAAGAGTGGGGATTTCATATCGGTGCCCCACAGAGAGAAAAAGGGAAATTTTTGATCGAAGTTGCAGATTATCAGCATGATGTTGATGATGTCGAGCGGTGGATCTGGAAATATCTTGAAAAAAATGGTTAG
- a CDS encoding DUF5803 family protein has product MQAAAYNATVTVLPGGEAYIGEVTLTDAEEYAFWEAGMLGERLPLTVKNVTVSGECGDNCSYTQKDRNTIAFERGNVTVSYEAEIVLKNLQVLLEEPSAIAVTLPEGLNVQNPLLGRVSEGGTISQEDNATVIRWDGTRFVEVRFYDSGQERLLLIFGAVWFTVAAVLLVPFLLMRRKSGQ; this is encoded by the coding sequence GTGCAGGCCGCAGCCTATAACGCAACGGTGACCGTACTGCCGGGAGGGGAGGCCTATATCGGTGAGGTCACCCTCACCGACGCAGAGGAGTACGCCTTCTGGGAGGCCGGGATGCTCGGCGAGCGGTTGCCCCTCACGGTGAAAAACGTCACCGTCTCAGGCGAATGCGGCGATAACTGCAGTTATACCCAGAAAGACCGGAACACCATCGCCTTTGAGAGGGGGAACGTCACGGTCAGTTACGAGGCCGAGATCGTTTTGAAAAATCTCCAGGTCCTCCTTGAAGAGCCGTCGGCGATCGCCGTCACCCTCCCTGAGGGGCTCAACGTGCAAAACCCCCTCCTCGGCCGGGTAAGCGAGGGGGGGACAATCTCACAGGAAGACAACGCCACCGTGATCCGCTGGGACGGGACCAGGTTTGTGGAGGTCCGCTTCTATGATTCTGGCCAGGAGCGCCTCCTCCTGATCTTCGGGGCTGTCTGGTTCACCGTGGCGGCGGTGCTGCTCGTCCCGTTCCTGCTGATGCGGCGAAAATCAGGGCAGTAA
- the thrC gene encoding threonine synthase, whose product MYHLACIHCGAEYAPGEIIYTCPKCGHLLTVDYDLDAINVSREAWNRRPISVWRYREILPVTIPPVTLQEGGTPLYHLERLGAEMGLPHLYAKHEGMNPTGSFKDRGMTVGVSMAVQLGMKSVACASTGNTSASLAAYAAKGGIPAVVLLPAGKVALGKVAQALMHGAKVIAVRGNFDRSLEMVRDLCLKHGIYLLNSVNPYRLEGQKTIGFEAVDQLGDVPDRLVLPVGNAGNISAVYKGLRELETLGFIDRLPMMTGIQAAGSQPLVQAIQGSLPAVVPEANPETVATAIRIGAPVNGEKALIAIRKTGGTAASVTDEEILAMQRDLAQKEGIGVEPASAASVAGIRKLVEEGRIDRDERIVCVVTGHLLKDPETVIRQCPPPIEIDATEQALLSVLHLSS is encoded by the coding sequence ATGTACCATCTCGCGTGCATCCACTGCGGTGCCGAATACGCGCCCGGCGAGATCATCTATACCTGCCCGAAGTGCGGGCACCTGCTCACCGTCGACTATGATCTAGACGCCATCAACGTGTCGAGAGAGGCATGGAACCGCCGCCCGATCTCGGTCTGGCGCTATCGTGAAATCCTGCCGGTCACCATACCTCCGGTCACCCTCCAGGAGGGCGGCACGCCCCTCTACCACCTCGAACGCCTCGGGGCCGAGATGGGGCTGCCGCACCTCTATGCAAAGCATGAGGGAATGAACCCGACCGGTTCGTTCAAGGACCGCGGGATGACCGTCGGCGTCTCAATGGCCGTCCAGCTCGGGATGAAGAGCGTGGCATGCGCCAGCACCGGTAACACCTCGGCAAGCCTTGCCGCCTATGCGGCAAAAGGCGGGATCCCTGCGGTCGTTCTCCTCCCGGCGGGCAAGGTCGCCCTCGGCAAGGTCGCCCAGGCCCTGATGCACGGCGCAAAGGTGATCGCCGTCAGGGGCAACTTCGACCGCTCCCTCGAGATGGTCAGGGACCTCTGCCTGAAGCACGGGATCTATCTCCTGAACTCGGTGAACCCGTACCGGCTCGAAGGCCAGAAGACGATCGGTTTCGAGGCAGTCGACCAGCTCGGCGACGTCCCCGACCGCCTGGTGCTGCCGGTGGGCAACGCGGGCAACATCTCGGCCGTGTACAAGGGACTGCGGGAACTTGAAACCCTGGGGTTCATCGACCGCCTCCCGATGATGACCGGGATCCAGGCGGCAGGATCGCAGCCGCTGGTGCAGGCGATCCAGGGGAGCCTCCCCGCGGTCGTGCCCGAGGCGAACCCGGAGACGGTGGCGACCGCCATCCGGATCGGCGCACCGGTCAACGGCGAGAAAGCGCTGATCGCCATCAGGAAGACCGGCGGCACCGCGGCCTCGGTGACCGACGAGGAGATCCTGGCGATGCAGCGCGACCTTGCACAGAAGGAAGGGATCGGTGTCGAGCCCGCATCGGCCGCATCGGTTGCCGGCATCAGAAAGCTGGTTGAAGAAGGGCGGATCGACCGGGACGAGCGGATCGTCTGCGTGGTGACCGGCCACCTTCTCAAAGACCCGGAAACAGTGATCAGACAATGTCCACCTCCGATCGAGATCGACGCTACCGAGCAGGCATTGCTCTCTGTGCTGCACTTGTCCTCCTGA